One region of Pseudoalteromonas luteoviolacea genomic DNA includes:
- a CDS encoding DUF1592 domain-containing protein, translated as MKRNNLTRFFTLTDNWPCTPKIAKFAACLSLLTSASFVHAAQCSFTIPDNWNNGFKTEIVIENQSDHNINDWSIELTWDQGISLQNSWNGNFNCHDTGCTISSKSHTIHANQSFGLGFVANKNGLTGDVTMTLSGDICTNSEPTTPPDDVTETGLWQLDSTMSLLSYVSVKKDHVAELNQFVAQNNDTPALSGSIDADGQVKLAIDLSTISTGVDIRNSRILDLLFETDLMPVAYFSTQIDNALLSDMEIGQPVIQNVTGEISLHGVNHQMTLDVLVVKLATGKVNVSSLSPMIIDSKSFEMDYGIEALRVVANLSSIGESVPVYFNLTYLSTEQDSFEPVAMADKPAAPTELSASVLSIDAKAQLNWRDNSNNETDYLVRFKSLDGRWQTAAELASNSSFYESGLPESGEFDYKIIALNNSVPSEPSNIERIVVTQTDPIARGMQLYQTGCAGCHGSEAGGLGSFPALDTERDIQTMIDTIVTTMPYGTPSACDEQCATDIAAYLQTLWPAPLTCDIGVAPVAYGARQLKILTQTEYQNTVEDLLGVNFKVSDGLSPDSQIGFFINNTHASVQPSNYSNYLLVAEELSQWAAENDFSPALKCDAVNEDCANRLVDELAPQIFRRPLTQDESQNYKLIATGFFNNGDIEAGMTLALEGLLSSPQFIYRHELGEPNPDNAELDADAFELTSWEMATFLSYTFTGSTPDQQLWQAAARDELRDEANIFVHANRLAESSKSVLGDFVGSWLGTGNLEVATKDQNIYPGFAQLVPAMKAEINETFSYIMTQPDERFSSLYTANFTFVNQLLAEHYNIAGVTGEELQKVDTTDRGGILANGAFMARWAEVAESHPILRSVRVRRRMLCQDQPDPPAGTFEAREQRLAELSDMLQDPATTNKLKYHSLTEGQPCSACHEKYINPMGFGMEDFDAVGKIRSADNNGNTIDATGTLFAPEKYAEVSESIPFNGAKQLGTVIADLSSAQSCLPQQMFRYVMGVGHDSLDPTNEEGRRLSETEKVGYMCEIDTLTDAMMQNSPRAMLEKFGSLKSVRYRKAWSRNE; from the coding sequence ATGAAACGCAATAATTTAACACGCTTTTTTACCTTGACTGATAATTGGCCGTGCACGCCTAAAATCGCTAAGTTCGCTGCCTGTTTAAGCCTACTAACCAGTGCCTCTTTTGTTCACGCTGCACAGTGCTCTTTCACAATTCCAGACAATTGGAACAATGGCTTTAAAACCGAGATCGTCATTGAAAATCAGTCAGACCATAACATTAATGATTGGTCCATCGAGCTTACATGGGATCAAGGTATTTCACTGCAAAACAGCTGGAACGGCAATTTCAACTGCCATGATACAGGCTGTACCATTTCGTCAAAAAGCCATACCATACACGCCAATCAGTCATTTGGTTTAGGCTTTGTCGCCAATAAAAATGGCTTAACTGGTGATGTCACCATGACTTTAAGTGGTGATATTTGCACAAATTCAGAGCCCACTACGCCACCGGATGATGTAACTGAAACGGGTTTATGGCAACTCGATAGCACCATGTCTTTACTGAGTTATGTATCAGTAAAAAAAGATCACGTTGCTGAGTTAAATCAGTTTGTTGCACAAAATAATGATACCCCCGCCCTGTCTGGCAGTATCGATGCAGACGGCCAAGTTAAACTCGCAATCGATCTGAGTACCATTTCCACTGGTGTTGATATCAGAAACAGTCGAATTTTAGACTTACTTTTTGAAACGGATTTAATGCCCGTTGCTTATTTCAGTACACAAATAGACAATGCGCTTTTGAGCGATATGGAAATTGGCCAACCGGTTATTCAAAATGTGACTGGTGAAATAAGCTTACACGGTGTTAATCATCAGATGACACTTGATGTGTTGGTTGTCAAACTTGCTACCGGTAAAGTAAATGTCAGCTCACTTTCACCCATGATCATCGACAGTAAAAGCTTTGAAATGGATTATGGTATAGAAGCTTTACGCGTAGTCGCCAATCTCTCAAGTATTGGTGAATCTGTACCTGTCTACTTTAACCTTACTTATTTATCTACTGAGCAAGACAGTTTTGAACCGGTTGCAATGGCCGACAAACCCGCGGCCCCGACAGAGCTCAGTGCAAGTGTGCTGTCAATCGATGCCAAAGCGCAATTGAACTGGCGTGATAACAGCAATAACGAAACCGACTATCTGGTTCGCTTTAAAAGTTTAGATGGTCGTTGGCAAACTGCCGCTGAGCTTGCATCAAACTCGAGCTTCTATGAGTCTGGGTTACCTGAGTCAGGCGAATTTGATTATAAAATCATTGCGCTCAATAATTCAGTTCCCTCAGAGCCAAGTAATATTGAACGAATTGTCGTTACCCAAACAGATCCGATTGCCAGAGGTATGCAACTATACCAAACAGGGTGTGCTGGTTGTCATGGTTCAGAAGCGGGCGGCTTAGGATCATTCCCTGCGCTTGATACTGAGCGAGACATACAAACCATGATTGACACCATTGTCACCACCATGCCGTATGGCACACCAAGTGCGTGTGATGAGCAATGTGCAACAGATATCGCGGCATATTTGCAAACACTTTGGCCCGCCCCTTTGACCTGTGATATCGGGGTTGCACCTGTGGCATATGGGGCAAGACAGTTGAAGATCTTAACGCAAACTGAGTACCAAAATACGGTCGAAGACTTGCTAGGTGTGAATTTTAAAGTTTCGGACGGACTATCGCCTGATTCTCAAATTGGCTTTTTCATCAACAATACCCACGCCAGCGTACAGCCTTCTAACTACAGTAATTACTTGTTGGTGGCTGAAGAGCTTTCACAATGGGCCGCTGAGAATGACTTTTCACCTGCTCTAAAATGCGATGCAGTGAACGAAGACTGTGCAAATCGCTTAGTGGATGAACTTGCACCGCAAATTTTCCGCCGTCCATTAACACAAGATGAGTCGCAAAACTACAAATTGATAGCCACTGGCTTTTTCAACAATGGAGATATTGAAGCGGGCATGACGCTCGCTTTAGAGGGGCTACTGTCTTCACCGCAGTTTATTTATCGCCATGAATTAGGTGAACCAAATCCTGACAACGCAGAGCTAGATGCGGATGCTTTCGAGTTGACCTCGTGGGAAATGGCCACCTTTTTGTCATACACATTCACTGGCTCAACACCTGATCAGCAACTCTGGCAAGCAGCAGCTCGTGATGAGCTGCGTGATGAAGCCAATATCTTCGTGCACGCAAATAGACTTGCAGAGAGCTCAAAGTCTGTACTTGGTGACTTTGTTGGCAGTTGGCTTGGCACAGGTAATTTAGAGGTGGCAACCAAAGATCAAAACATCTACCCGGGTTTTGCACAACTGGTCCCCGCCATGAAGGCAGAAATAAACGAAACCTTCTCGTACATCATGACCCAACCTGATGAGCGTTTCAGCTCGCTGTATACTGCAAACTTCACGTTCGTCAATCAGTTACTTGCCGAGCACTACAATATTGCAGGAGTCACTGGCGAAGAGTTACAAAAAGTCGATACGACTGACCGCGGTGGTATATTGGCCAATGGCGCATTTATGGCGCGTTGGGCTGAGGTTGCTGAATCACACCCGATTTTGCGCTCAGTGCGCGTTCGCCGCCGTATGTTGTGCCAAGATCAACCCGATCCACCAGCTGGCACCTTTGAAGCCAGAGAACAAAGACTGGCTGAACTGTCTGATATGCTGCAAGACCCAGCAACCACTAACAAGCTTAAGTATCACAGCTTAACTGAAGGCCAACCTTGTTCGGCTTGTCACGAAAAGTATATCAACCCGATGGGATTCGGCATGGAAGACTTTGACGCAGTGGGCAAAATCAGAAGTGCGGACAACAATGGCAATACCATAGATGCTACAGGTACCCTATTCGCTCCTGAAAAATACGCAGAAGTCAGTGAATCCATTCCCTTCAATGGCGCTAAACAATTAGGTACTGTGATCGCGGATCTATCCTCCGCTCAAAGCTGTTTACCACAGCAAATGTTCCGCTACGTCATGGGTGTTGGTCATGACTCACTCGATCCAACCAACGAAGAAGGTAGACGCCTATCTGAAACAGAAAAAGTCGGTTATATGTGCGAAATAGACACCTTGACAGATGCCATGATGCAAAACAGCCCAAGAGCCATGTTAGAGAAGTTTGGTTC
- a CDS encoding cellulose binding domain-containing protein, which yields MRQHRYNSKQLSFLKTGLCLMVLGHSIHGSAAQCEFNVKNEWQSGYTAEVTVYNNTNSVINGWEVGLEFNQGESINNAWRAQLSGNGPYQFSNLNWNSTIQPGSSKAFGFNVQKSNGQVANAPRLFGICEGSAQNDGVKVVASASENQGTAPTTINFTSETANLPSDNVSYRWDFGDGHSSNDINPQHIFEQAGAYSVLLTINDGTNDYPAAPIQVTISEAQPESAQCAFEVEQEWISGFRGKVTITNTEEIAISDWKVLMAFADNTKLTGVWHARHSGNNPYEIINENYNRTINPGQSLDFGFNAQKAQENDAPTTPSLGGLCSLDGGINHAPSAIASASITSGDYPLTINFNGDESSDLDGDTLTFNWDFGNGQTSSEPNPAYIYEEAGTFTVTLTVNDGVISTISDPITIQVSVPEAPPISAPFVLDPQSSHLYFVSTKKQHLVESHTFNNISGSITPEGVARLAIDLSSVNTANATRDGRMKEFLFDTESFPTAEALLAIDYAALVALPIGSTEKQSISATLNLTGVIKEVNADVVVQRLANNKIMVQSLTPIVLTATDFGLESGIETLRTLANLSVISYAVPVSFNLVFEAQQ from the coding sequence ATGAGACAACACAGATACAATAGCAAGCAGCTCAGTTTTTTAAAAACTGGCCTCTGTTTGATGGTTTTGGGGCACTCGATACACGGCTCAGCCGCACAATGCGAATTCAATGTGAAAAATGAATGGCAAAGTGGTTATACAGCTGAAGTCACCGTGTATAACAATACTAACTCGGTTATAAACGGCTGGGAAGTTGGGTTAGAGTTTAACCAAGGCGAATCAATTAATAATGCATGGCGCGCCCAATTGAGTGGCAATGGCCCATATCAATTTAGCAACCTCAACTGGAATAGCACTATTCAGCCGGGCTCATCCAAAGCGTTTGGTTTTAACGTCCAAAAGAGTAATGGACAAGTCGCTAATGCACCAAGATTATTTGGTATTTGCGAGGGCAGCGCACAAAATGATGGCGTCAAGGTTGTGGCATCAGCGTCCGAAAACCAAGGCACAGCACCCACAACTATCAACTTTACCAGCGAAACGGCAAATTTACCGTCAGATAATGTCAGTTATCGCTGGGATTTTGGCGATGGACATAGCTCCAATGACATAAATCCGCAGCATATTTTTGAGCAAGCTGGGGCCTACTCTGTTTTGTTGACCATCAATGATGGAACGAATGATTATCCAGCAGCCCCAATACAAGTTACCATTAGTGAAGCTCAACCTGAATCTGCACAATGTGCTTTTGAAGTTGAACAAGAGTGGATCTCTGGGTTTCGTGGCAAAGTCACCATTACCAACACTGAAGAGATTGCCATCTCTGACTGGAAAGTACTCATGGCATTCGCCGACAACACCAAATTGACGGGCGTATGGCATGCTAGGCACAGTGGCAATAACCCTTATGAAATCATCAATGAAAATTACAATCGCACCATAAACCCGGGCCAGAGTTTAGATTTTGGTTTCAATGCACAAAAAGCACAAGAAAATGACGCACCAACAACGCCTTCCCTTGGCGGTTTATGTTCGTTAGACGGTGGCATTAATCACGCACCCTCGGCGATTGCATCAGCCTCTATCACATCTGGTGACTACCCACTAACGATTAACTTTAATGGTGATGAATCTTCTGATTTAGACGGTGATACGCTCACATTTAACTGGGATTTTGGCAACGGACAGACTTCAAGCGAACCAAACCCTGCTTATATTTATGAAGAAGCAGGCACATTTACCGTCACATTAACGGTCAACGACGGCGTTATAAGCACAATCAGTGACCCAATCACGATTCAGGTTTCAGTACCAGAAGCGCCCCCCATCAGTGCACCATTTGTGTTAGACCCTCAAAGCTCTCACCTTTACTTCGTGTCGACCAAAAAACAGCACCTCGTAGAATCACATACGTTTAACAACATCAGCGGCAGCATTACACCAGAAGGGGTAGCAAGACTGGCTATTGATCTCAGCAGTGTAAATACCGCTAATGCCACCCGAGATGGCAGAATGAAAGAGTTTTTATTTGATACAGAATCATTCCCAACCGCCGAAGCCTTGCTTGCGATCGACTATGCCGCACTCGTTGCACTTCCCATTGGTAGCACGGAAAAGCAATCCATCTCAGCCACACTCAACCTCACTGGCGTTATAAAAGAAGTAAACGCGGATGTTGTTGTTCAACGTCTTGCAAACAATAAAATTATGGTGCAAAGCCTAACGCCAATTGTGCTAACCGCCACAGACTTTGGCTTAGAATCTGGCATTGAAACACTCAGAACATTGGCAAACTTATCGGTGATCAGTTACGCAGTGCCCGTGAGTTTTAACCTTGTTTTTGAAGCGCAGCAATAG